GGTGCATTTAGCTTCTACCCCACCAAAAACATGACGACAGGCGAGGGCGGAATAATTACTACAAACGATGACGAAGTTGCAGAAAAGGCTCGTATGATACGTGCACATGGATCGCGTGAGAGATACATGCATGAAATGCTGGGATATAATTTACGCATGACCGACATATCTGCCGCAATTGGAAGAGTGCAGTTGAAGAAACTGGACACATATATTCAGAAACGCCGGGACAATGCCAGATTGCTTAATGAAGAGTTCGGAGATCTGGAAGGTATTACTGCACCTGTAGAGGACACAAATGCCAGGCATGTTTACCATCAATATACCGTACGTGTAAAGAACCGTACAAAAGTTATTGAATCGTTAAAAGACTCTGATATTGGTTATGGAATACACTATCCACTCCCACTTCACAAACAGCCTTACTATTTAAGCCTTGGATACAAAGATAACCTGCCACTATCAGAAAAAACTGCTGAAGAAGTTATTTCTCTACCAGTTCACCCAGCGCTTGGTGAAAGCGAGTTATTGCAAGTTATTAAGGCCATGAAAAGAGGGCTTTCAAATAGCTAAAAGCTTTGCGAAAAATACCTGTACGCTTTTTTTCTTTTTTCCAAAAGAGGGCTTTGATTATTGCAAGCCAGAAAATTATCTGGGCTATTGCAAGCCCAATACTATTTGCAAGAAGATCATCGGTTGTGGCAGATCTACCCGGTACAAATGACTGGTGAATTTCATCTGTAATTCCATACAGGACACCTATCAAAATAGCAAAAATCGGAGCATAATGTTTCAAAGTCCGATTGTTAGAATTTCTGAACGTAAGATGTAAAAGAATTCCGAAACCAAAATAAAGAAACATGTGCACAATTTTATCAAAATTGTCATACGAATAATTGACGATATCGACTGCAAATTGCATATTATGTTGTTTGAAAAAATCTCCCAGATCATGAATAAACTGTAATTGTGCAAAATCTGACGCAAGTTGTGTGGGATCACTGAGGGAAGATAAGTAAAAAATGAAAATGGCATATACTATTGATAGAAAAGCAAAAATCCGGAATTTGGATATTTTTAGCATGTGCATTTTAAATCACAGTTTGCAACAATACAAAATAAAATTACTTCGGCACTTTAGACCTTAATATGCATAGGTAATAGATATATTCTATTGGTGTCTATAATGACCAAATACTAAAGAAATAGCATATGAATTAAAAAATGGGACTGTTTATGCTGGAAAATCTTTCATACTATGAACTTGAAGCACTAATTGTTGCAAGCAATTTCCTGATACCCTTTGCTGCGACTGCAATTTCAATGCCTTACTTCATTCGCAAGTTAAAGGAGAGAGGAATTACTGCAAAGGACTATTACAAGAAAGGAGAAGTAATGGTTGCTGACAGGGGAGGAGTTGCAATACTCCTCATAGCCATGCTTTCAATTTCACTGAATTCACTTTTTTTCCAGTTTCCTTCAACTAATTATGTTGCTCTGATAGTTGTTGCAATGTTTGGGATATTCGGCATTCTTGATGATATGATTGACATAGGCAGAGTTTCAAAATTACTGCTTATGTACTATTGCTCGTATCCCCTCATCCAGTATGCAACCCACACGGCAATTACCTTACCATCCTTAGGTCAATTTGAAATGGGCATACTATACCTGCAATTTATAGTTCCGACTTACGTGCTTGTAGCGTCCAATCTCGTAAATATGCATTCGGGGTACAACGGTCTTGCTTCCGGACTTTCTCTAATAGTATTATTATCCCTTATAATCAAATCAATAATCATTGGAGATGTTGGAAACATAATTGCAATTATTGGAATTGCAGGTGCTCTTTTTGGATACTGGCTTTATGACAAATACCCATCACAAATATTTTGGGGAAATATCGGATCTCTGACCATTGGTGCAGCCATAGGGACAATAATAGTCATACAAGGCTTCATTATCAGCGGTTTTGTCATGTTAATCCCGCATACCATCAATTTCCTTATGTATTTTTACTGGAGAGTTACTAAGAAGTACCCTGTTGCTAAATTTGGGCGTGACAGGGGAGATGGAATCCTTGAGGTTCCAAATCCATTAACTCTGAAGTGGGTACTTCCATACTACTACAATGTCACCGAAAAACAGGCAACTTATGCCATGTATGCATTTACAGCTATTTTCTGCATAATAGGCATCTTCCTACCAGGAAGGATTTAATCATCGCCTGTAAAACATCAGCATTATAAAAGCAATTAGCAGAAGAAATAAACCGTTCTGAGAAACTTCAGGGAAGATCGTTTCATCCCTATTATTTTCGGAGATGCTAGCACCATCTGTATCATCTTCCAGAATTTCATCGCTTGAAGAATCGGAGTTATGTTTAGACTCTTTTTCAGCATATACTATTGCAAACGGCGAAAACCCCGGCGTCTGCGCTCTGAAATACGAATTTCCTTCATTTTCAAATAAAAAGTAAGTGGGCAAAGAAGACCACGAACCTTCATCATAACGCCTCAGTTCAATTTCTGAAAAAGAAATATCATTCCCTTCAAACCACCCCATTGGTACCTTAAATACAATCTCTGCATCTTCTATGTTTGAAGGAGTAGCATAACCTGCAAGACCAATCCACAAATTAAAATTGGCATACACGTTTTCCCCGGCAGGAGAATCCACGAAAACAGAAGTGTCGTTAAGTAACTCAACTGTAGCTTTCGTTTGTCCCGCATTGGTTAATGGTGTAAAATTTATGTAAGCAATCGGGTTTAAAGGATCATCAAATGCGTATGATGCCGGATTTCGTGCAACGAGAATGTTGCTTGAAATTTGCTTGAGAGCCACGTTTGAGGGAGGTTCGCCATCAGACCCACTGCCACCTCCCCCGCCACCAGTGCCCCCCGAAGAAGATGACGAAGTTCCGGAAGAAGATAAACTTACATAAACAGATTGTGATACAAAAGGAAGCGAGTCCCCATCTTCATTACTTACAACAATATTCTGGGCTTCGAATTCATAGGTTCCACTGGAATTGCCAGCGGCGAACTCAATGTGGGCAAAGTGTCCATCGGAAGAAGTGTTACTTTTTCCCAAGATTACACCAAAAACATTTGATATCGTCCCTAACTCCGCATCAATATCACCGGAATTGAATATTGTTGGTGACCCTGAAGTCTGAAGAAAGCTGCCTTCATCGACCAATGTAGCTTCTGCAAAAGTTGGTTCAAAATTTATGTCCATTTCTATGCCTGTAACTGGAACATCGGGGTTGACATAAACACTAATTGTAAAGTTATCCCCTGAAGAAACTGATGTGGAAGATGATTCCAAGAATATCTCAACTTGTCCAAGGGCAGGTATAGAAGCAAATAGAATCAAAAGCACTATAGAAAAAATAAATGGAGTTTTTTGCATCAACTCTCCTTTTCTAACAGAAACTAAAAAAGTATTTCGTAAATTCAATGCTTATAATTCAAATTATCGGTACTTTTCAAGTAAGAACATAATCGAACCTGCAACTGCCGCAAATATGATCCACCCAAGATGGGTATGTACTACCATCATGGTATCAAGACCGTAATAAAATGCAGTAATATAAAGAATAATGACACGAACCAGATTTGAAATATATGCTACAACAACAGCAACTCCCAATAGCGCAAGGGTTTTGTTGAGTTCCATTTTTTCAATTCGGCTATATCCAAAAACGATTCCAATCAAAAGGAACATGGAATAAAGACCGGAACATGGCCCACCGATAACAATTGTCATTGGCACTACCCCCCCAAGTTGGACAGTTTCAGTAGCCACAACCTCAACAGGAATTCCAAACAATTTAATTACTGAAACTGTAGGCAATAATACAAAGTAATGATCAAAAAGGTGAAGAAAATCAATGTTTAAAGCACCAAATGTACTATAGAAAATTATGAAAAGAAAGAGAAATGATGCCGAAATGTAAATGCCAAATTCACCTAGTTTCGCAAATTGCTGGATGTTTAGACCATAAACAACAAGTGATGCTCCCAAGAAAAAAACCATCGTATCAAGGGTTCCAAGCTGATTCAAGGCTTGGAGATTATAGGCAACATCCGCAATGATCATTACCACTCCAATTAGAGCATAAATATAGGAATTCTTTGCCGAAGCGGACGAAGTAATCTGAAGACGTGTGAATACCAAAACCGCAAGAAGAATCAAGACTATACCCGCAAGTGCAGAACCTTCACTCATTTCTATTGTTGCGCCAGTGAATAAGGCGAGTATCAACAGAATGTACAAAATGTTTTTGTTTTCTTCAGGCATTTATTCCTATGTCTCCGAAATACAAAAAGCCTTTTTTATATAATATTCTTTCTACTAATATAGATACACAAATATCTTAATTAATCAAAGGAGCGAGAGTGTCCTGTTTTTTGAAAAATTCATGTCAATAAAAGTATAATATATTAAACTCCACACGGTTTAATCCAATACTGCTCAAAAGCAGCATTTTTAGAGATGAAATAATATAGAGTTGAAAATACCACTCATCATTATCATAATAATAACATTTTACTTTTTTTCACAATGTTTAAATAGAAGAGAGATATATAATATTCATTAACTAAGGATTACCAGAAGGTGGTACAATTATGAAAGCAAAAGTATTAGTGGCCATACTGGCAGTATTCCTGCTTAGTGCAGGAACAGCTGCGGCATATGATGCAAACTTGTGGAACGCAGATGGAAGTGCAGCACTTCCAAATCCAATTATCATCCAACCAGGAGAAAACATTACGGCAAGTTTTTTGATGGAAAATTTGTTGGCGAATGACCTGAATGAAACGTTCTACTACGACTATACAGTAGTTGTAGTATCTGGTAGCGGAGTTCCAAGTGACATTACAGTCACAACCCCGGTTAGCGTGGTGCCAACAACATCACCATACATGGATGTTGGAGTTATCAAGATTGAGAAAGATGCAAACGCACCAATGGATACCGTTTACAGAGTACAGGTAGAAGCTGGTGGAGAAGGAACTGAAATTGATACTGCTTCAAGGACAATTAACGTTCCAGAATTCCCAACCGTAGCACTCCCTATCGCTGCAATCCTCGGACTTGCATTCTTCATACAGCGCCGCAGGGATGAATAATCCCTTCATCCCCTCTTTTTTTCTTTTTTATTTTTCCTTGAGCTAAAAGCTCGGTTAAAACTATTTATTCCTTAAACACCAACTACCCTACTATTCTTTTGAGGTAGATCAAGATGGATGTTAAAGAAATCCTTCAGGAATTAGCAAATGCCCACGGCATATCCGGCCATGAACAGAATATTCGGCAGATAATGGAAAGAGAAATCAAGCCTTATGTAGACAAAATCAGAACTGACAAAATGGGAAACCTGATTGCTACCAAGAAGGGAACCGGGCCATCCATAATGCTTGCAGCTCACATGGATGAAATTGGCCTCATGGTGAAATACATTGACGATAACGGATATCTCAGGTTTGTGAAAATTGGAGGATGGTTTGACCAGACACTACACAGCCAGAGAGTCATTGTACATGCGGAAAACGGCCCTCTTCACGGAGTAATTGGTTCAAAACCTCCACACGTCATGAAAGAGGAAGATAAAAAGAACCCGGTTAAAGCAGATGACATGTTCATTGATATCGGAGCAAAGAACAAAGAGGAAGCAGAAAAACTGGGCGTTAAAGTCGGAACCTCCATATCCCCGGACAGAGATTTTGTGCCACTTCTCAATGGACTTTACACATGTAAAGCATTTGATAACCGTGCCGGTGTAGCGATGTTAATCGAAGCGATGAGGCAAATTTCCGAAATGGATATTGATGCGACTATCTATGCAGTTGGTACCGTACAGGAAGAAGTCGGATTGAAAGGAGCGCGAACCTCTGCGTTTGGGCTCGATCCTGATGTTGCAATTGCCACAGACGTAACAATACCAGGAGATCATCCCGGAATTGAAAAGAAAGACTCTGCGCTCGAAATTGGAAAAGGTCCTGTTATCACAGTAGTAGATGCAGGCGGGAGAGGCCTCATGGCTGACCAGAATGTTGTTCGTTGGTTGAGTGAAACTGCAGAAGAGAATGAAATCCCATACCAGCTTGACGTAGGAGATGGCGGAACAACCGATGCAACGGCTATTCACCTGACAAAGGAAGGAATACCATCAAGCACAATCAGCGTCCCTGCACGTTATATTCACTCCCCGGTAGAGGTAATTTCTATTGAGGATTTGAAGGCGTGTGCAACTCTTATCGCAAAAGCTGCAGCAAACGTGAGCAAATATTTTTAAAACAGTATTGGGGCTTCGCCCCTTTCTTTTTTGAACACTAGTGAGATCAGCCATCCCAGGAAACCGAACAACATAATGAAAATTCTGTTTCCCCACAGAAAGGATGTTGAACCCTTGGACAAAACCCGAGTATAGATCTCTATGATGCATGTATCTGATGCATCTACTTATGCATGATTTTAACTAATGAGTACCAGAATATTTCAGATAAAGACCTCACCGCATAGAAAACTTTTTACCAAAAGTTCACCGCTACCAGTATCAAACACAATAGTACGCCCATGATTCTTTCCTATGTCTTCAGCAATTATAGGAATGTCCAATCTGGACAGTGTTAATTTCGTTTCCTTAATATTTCGTTCTCCGATAGTCATCTATGCTGCCTTGCCAAAAGAAAACATATGTGCACCCCCAGCGAGTTTTGCCCAGAGACGGTTCTTTACAGCACCTTCATTTGCCATATCACCTATCAGAGAAACAATCCCAGCATCTCCAAATTTTGAATGCCATGGGTTATAAATAAGATAACTCAATATTCCATATCGTGAGTAAGGTATGGATAAATTAAGGCAGTAAAACCCAGCTTTTATTCTGGTTTGTCACATTTGTACAGCGCTTACAAAAATACCGTGAGGGATTGTATTATTCGAAAATGTACGCTTTTTAGACACTACACTCCGAGATGGTGAACAAACACCTGGAGTCGCACTGAATACCGAAGGTAAACTTGCAATAGCCCGCAAGCTTGATGAGCTGGGCATATCTATAATAGAAGCCGGCTCTGCAATTACTTCCGAAGGCGAACGCAATGCCATGAAAGCTGTAGCCGCCGAAGGACTTGATGCAGAAATCTGCAGCTATTGTCGTATAATGCAGCAAGATGTTGATTATGCACTTGAATGTGATGTTGATTCCATTCACTTGGTAGCTCCGGTTTCGGATCTTCACATCAATGTGAAATTGAAGAAAAGCCGTGAAGATGTTATTGATATGGCAGTCAATACAACCGAATACGCCAAGGAACACGGCCTTATCGTCGAGATTAGCGGAGAAGATGCCTCAAGGGCAGATTTCGAGTTCCTGAAAAAGTTCTATCAAAAAGGAATTGAAGCTGGTGCGGACAGGGCCTGCTATTGCGATACTGTCGGATTATTAGTGCCTGAAAAAACAACCGAGATCTTTGGTGAACTTGCAGATTTCTGCGAGGTGCCCGTAAGTATACATTGCCACGATGATTTTGGTATGTCAGTGGCAAATACAGTGGCTGCCCTAAATGCAGGAGCAAAAGAAGCCCACTGTACAATAAACGGCATTGGCGAAAGAGCCGGAAATACTGCTCTTGAAGAAGTAGTGATGATTCTGGAATGGTTATATAAATATGACACCGGAATCAAAAAAGAGGAATTATACCGCACATCCCGCCTTGTGAGCAGGCTCACCGGAATACCGGTGGCAATCAACAAATCACTTGTGGGAGGCAATGCGTTTACCCATGAAGCAGGAATCCATGTACACGGCCTGCTGGCAGACACCTCCACTTATGAACCCCTGAAACCAGAAATTGTGGGAAGGGAGCGCAAGATTGTTCTTGGAAAACACGCAGGAAAGAGCTCAGTCACCCTTGCCCTGAAGGAACTGGGGCTTGACGTCGATAAACCACAACTTGATGAAATCCTGCTCCGCGTAAAAGAACTCGGTGATCACGGTAAAAGAGTTACAGACTCTGATCTGCAAACAATCGCAGAAACAGTTCTTGA
Above is a window of Methanohalophilus levihalophilus DNA encoding:
- a CDS encoding DegT/DnrJ/EryC1/StrS family aminotransferase; the encoded protein is MINIAKPDIGQDEIEAVTEVMKSGMIASGPQVTEFEKEFASYIGTKHAVAVNSGTAALHAALLANDIGKGDEVITTPFTFIATGNSILFTGAKPVFADIDPISFNIDPDLIEDKITDKTKAIMPVHLYGNPAEMKIIMEIADEYDLAIIEDACQAHGAEYNKKKVGSFGCGAFSFYPTKNMTTGEGGIITTNDDEVAEKARMIRAHGSRERYMHEMLGYNLRMTDISAAIGRVQLKKLDTYIQKRRDNARLLNEEFGDLEGITAPVEDTNARHVYHQYTVRVKNRTKVIESLKDSDIGYGIHYPLPLHKQPYYLSLGYKDNLPLSEKTAEEVISLPVHPALGESELLQVIKAMKRGLSNS
- a CDS encoding VanZ family protein; translation: MHMLKISKFRIFAFLSIVYAIFIFYLSSLSDPTQLASDFAQLQFIHDLGDFFKQHNMQFAVDIVNYSYDNFDKIVHMFLYFGFGILLHLTFRNSNNRTLKHYAPIFAILIGVLYGITDEIHQSFVPGRSATTDDLLANSIGLAIAQIIFWLAIIKALFWKKEKKRTGIFRKAFSYLKALFSWP
- a CDS encoding MraY family glycosyltransferase, which codes for MLENLSYYELEALIVASNFLIPFAATAISMPYFIRKLKERGITAKDYYKKGEVMVADRGGVAILLIAMLSISLNSLFFQFPSTNYVALIVVAMFGIFGILDDMIDIGRVSKLLLMYYCSYPLIQYATHTAITLPSLGQFEMGILYLQFIVPTYVLVASNLVNMHSGYNGLASGLSLIVLLSLIIKSIIIGDVGNIIAIIGIAGALFGYWLYDKYPSQIFWGNIGSLTIGAAIGTIIVIQGFIISGFVMLIPHTINFLMYFYWRVTKKYPVAKFGRDRGDGILEVPNPLTLKWVLPYYYNVTEKQATYAMYAFTAIFCIIGIFLPGRI
- a CDS encoding PGF-pre-PGF domain-containing protein, whose translation is MQKTPFIFSIVLLILFASIPALGQVEIFLESSSTSVSSGDNFTISVYVNPDVPVTGIEMDINFEPTFAEATLVDEGSFLQTSGSPTIFNSGDIDAELGTISNVFGVILGKSNTSSDGHFAHIEFAAGNSSGTYEFEAQNIVVSNEDGDSLPFVSQSVYVSLSSSGTSSSSSGGTGGGGGGSGSDGEPPSNVALKQISSNILVARNPASYAFDDPLNPIAYINFTPLTNAGQTKATVELLNDTSVFVDSPAGENVYANFNLWIGLAGYATPSNIEDAEIVFKVPMGWFEGNDISFSEIELRRYDEGSWSSLPTYFLFENEGNSYFRAQTPGFSPFAIVYAEKESKHNSDSSSDEILEDDTDGASISENNRDETIFPEVSQNGLFLLLIAFIMLMFYRR
- the artC gene encoding archaeosortase C, producing MPEENKNILYILLILALFTGATIEMSEGSALAGIVLILLAVLVFTRLQITSSASAKNSYIYALIGVVMIIADVAYNLQALNQLGTLDTMVFFLGASLVVYGLNIQQFAKLGEFGIYISASFLFLFIIFYSTFGALNIDFLHLFDHYFVLLPTVSVIKLFGIPVEVVATETVQLGGVVPMTIVIGGPCSGLYSMFLLIGIVFGYSRIEKMELNKTLALLGVAVVVAYISNLVRVIILYITAFYYGLDTMMVVHTHLGWIIFAAVAGSIMFLLEKYR
- a CDS encoding PEF-CTERM sorting domain-containing protein, whose amino-acid sequence is MKAKVLVAILAVFLLSAGTAAAYDANLWNADGSAALPNPIIIQPGENITASFLMENLLANDLNETFYYDYTVVVVSGSGVPSDITVTTPVSVVPTTSPYMDVGVIKIEKDANAPMDTVYRVQVEAGGEGTEIDTASRTINVPEFPTVALPIAAILGLAFFIQRRRDE
- a CDS encoding M42 family metallopeptidase — its product is MDVKEILQELANAHGISGHEQNIRQIMEREIKPYVDKIRTDKMGNLIATKKGTGPSIMLAAHMDEIGLMVKYIDDNGYLRFVKIGGWFDQTLHSQRVIVHAENGPLHGVIGSKPPHVMKEEDKKNPVKADDMFIDIGAKNKEEAEKLGVKVGTSISPDRDFVPLLNGLYTCKAFDNRAGVAMLIEAMRQISEMDIDATIYAVGTVQEEVGLKGARTSAFGLDPDVAIATDVTIPGDHPGIEKKDSALEIGKGPVITVVDAGGRGLMADQNVVRWLSETAEENEIPYQLDVGDGGTTDATAIHLTKEGIPSSTISVPARYIHSPVEVISIEDLKACATLIAKAAANVSKYF
- a CDS encoding (R)-citramalate synthase; translated protein: MVLFENVRFLDTTLRDGEQTPGVALNTEGKLAIARKLDELGISIIEAGSAITSEGERNAMKAVAAEGLDAEICSYCRIMQQDVDYALECDVDSIHLVAPVSDLHINVKLKKSREDVIDMAVNTTEYAKEHGLIVEISGEDASRADFEFLKKFYQKGIEAGADRACYCDTVGLLVPEKTTEIFGELADFCEVPVSIHCHDDFGMSVANTVAALNAGAKEAHCTINGIGERAGNTALEEVVMILEWLYKYDTGIKKEELYRTSRLVSRLTGIPVAINKSLVGGNAFTHEAGIHVHGLLADTSTYEPLKPEIVGRERKIVLGKHAGKSSVTLALKELGLDVDKPQLDEILLRVKELGDHGKRVTDSDLQTIAETVLDTYTEARVNLEEYNIVSGSRVMPTASVRLTVDGKEVIEADVGDGPVDAVVKGISKAVAGIADIQLEEYHVDSITGGTDALVEVRVKLSRDGKMATSRGARTDIIMASVEAVINGINQLIKENKG